A genomic segment from Fundulus heteroclitus isolate FHET01 chromosome 6, MU-UCD_Fhet_4.1, whole genome shotgun sequence encodes:
- the ap1m1 gene encoding AP-1 complex subunit mu-1: MSASAVYVLDLKGKVLVCRNYRGDVDMSEIEHFMTLLMDKEEEGTLSPILAHGGVRFMWIKHNNLYLVATSKKNASVSLVFSFLYKIVQVFSEYFKELEEESIRDNFVIIYELMDELMDFGYPQTTDSKILQEYITQEGHKLDTGAPRPPATVTNAVSWRSEGIKYRKNEVFLDVIESVNLLVSANGNVLRSEIVGSIKMRVFLSGMPELRLGLNDKVLFENTGRGKSKSVELEDVKFHQCVRLSRFENDRTISFIPPDGEFELMSYRLNTHVKPLIWIESVIEKHSHSRIEYMIKAKSQFKRRSTANNVEIHIPVPTDADSPKFKTTVGSVKWVPENSEIVWSIKSFPGGKEYLMRAHFGLPSVEAEDKEGKPPISVKFEIPYFTTSGIQVRYLKIIEKSGYQALPWVRYITQNGDYQLRTQ; this comes from the exons ATGTCGGCCAGTGCGGTGTATGTGTTGGACCTGAAGGGGAAG GTCCTGGTGTGTCGAAATTACCGAGGAGATGTGGACATGTCTGAGATCGAGCACTTCATGACCCTGCTGATGGACAAAGAGGAGGAGGGGACGCTCTCTCCCATCCTGGCTCACGGAGGCGTCCGTTTCATGTGGATCAAACACAACAATCTCTACC TGGTAGCGACGTCCAAGAAAAATGCCAGCGTGTCTCTGGTTTTCTCCTTCCTGTACAAAATTGTCCAG GTGTTTTCAGAGTACTTCAAAGAGTTGGAGGAGGAGAGCATTAGAGATAACTTTGTCATCATATATGAGCTGATGGACGAGCTGATGGACTTTGGTTATCCCCAGACCACTGACAGCAAGATTCTGCAGGA ATACATAACCCAGGAGGGACACAAGCTAGACACCGGCGCACCGCGACCCCCCGCCACCGTCACCAACGCCGTCTCCTGGAGGTCAGAGGGCATCAAGTACAGGAAGAACGAAGTCTTCCTGGACGTCATTGAGTCAGTCAACCTCCTG GTTAGCGCCAATGGGAACGTGTTGCGCAGTGAGATCGTCGGTTCCATTAAGATGCGCGTTTTCCTGTCCGGGATGCCCGAGTTGCGGCTCGGTCTGAACGACAAGGTTCTGTTTGAAAACACCGGAC GAGGGAAGAGTAAATCGGTCGAGCTGGAGGACGTCAAGTTTCACCAGTGTGTCCGTCTTTCTCGCTTCGAGAATGACCGCACCATCTCCTTCATTCCGCCAGACGGAGAGTTTGAGCTCATGTCGTACCGCTTGAACACTCAT GTGAAGCCCCTGATCTGGATCGAGTCGGTAATCGAGAAGCACTCCCACAGTCGGATCGAGTACATGATAAAG GCAAAGAGCCAGTTCAAGAGGCGCTCCACGGCCAACAACGTGGAGATTCACATTCCTGTGCCAACGGACGCAGACTCGCCCAAGTTCAAGACCACAGTGGGCAGCGTGAAGTGGGTGCCCGAGAACAGTGAGATCGTCTGGTCAATCAAGTCTTTCCCA GGAGGAAAGGAGTACTTGATGCGAGCTCACTTTGGTTTGCCGAGTGTAGAGGCCGAAGACAAAGAGGGGAAGCCACCAATCAGTGTCAAGTTTGAGATCCCGTACTTCACCACCTCAGGGATCCAG GTGCGTTACCTGAAGATCATAGAGAAGAGCGGATACCAGGCCCTGCCGTGGGTGCGCTACATCACCCAAAACGGAG